Proteins from one Coffea arabica cultivar ET-39 chromosome 8c, Coffea Arabica ET-39 HiFi, whole genome shotgun sequence genomic window:
- the LOC113706502 gene encoding protein CYCLOPS-like isoform X2 yields MEMEGRAYSELYRNTSEELFIKTMMESSIGMPIPTMEMLGFKNLSQNFRADSEELFKSWLTNGENNGCSPAGIAHRTRQASRRISAEASNLSSQQHGGVFPKKRSDEILFPQNTFNAGENLNELNQHPVRNAVEKEVQASNLFLAKAWFHSCQPMTRSRSSELRKRYAALQTSQPSVAMETMSNISENGINNFKQEYTNPNGFNNVSMGEMPNQVNTFMSPSNSSSSNFNTPQGGNVDNISSVVTMLKGTLERKKLGNSVEKEAVDDSSFGCYGSEEVFGNTVLNQERNQAYEMQGTFHDLSAVQITEAGIMQTVEGSFGFGLEGMIPHTNVIQMSIVSREPSQSESSAAAPVVSTGFEVCDGPSTSGQAPTVCESSRKHVDYARSSEYGSRIKDVRERMYNNLKDDKKKEGLVRYGSVTSAGSVEQGDPTKKRRVERSRKMAEAKERNLTPAVPSDMLSILKRCENLEKEVRSLKLNLSFMNRKDSEQTKQIEELQKQNEDLAKEKERLLEEIERIISETAKM; encoded by the exons ATGGAGATGGAGGGAAGAGCATACTCAGAGTTATACAGAAACACAAGTGAAGAACTGTTTATTAAAACCATGATGGAGAGCTCAATAGGGATGCCAATTCCAACCATGGAGATGTTGGGCTTTAAGAATCTATCTCAGAACTTCAGAGCAGATAGCGAGGAACTCTTTAAGAGTTGGCTCACAAATGGAGAG AACAATGGCTGCAGTCCTGCTGGCATTGCACATCGTACCCGGCAAGCATCAAGGAG GATCTCTGCTGAAGCATCCAATTTGTCAAGCCAACAACATGGAGGAGTGTTTCCGAAAAAAAGAAGTGATGAGATCTTGTTCCCACAGAATACTTTCAATGCAGGCGAAAATTTGAATGAACTCAACCAACATCCAGTCAG GaatgcagttgaaaaagaagtgCAAGCGAGCAATTTGTTTCTAGCTAAG GCTTGGTTTCATAGTTGCCAACCTATGACGAGAAGTCGTTCCTCAGAATTGAG GAAGAGGTATGCTGCCCTGCAAACTTCACAGCCATCTGTTGCTATGGAGACCATGTCTAATATATCAGAGAATGGCATTAACAACTTCAAACAAGAATATACAAATCCAAATGGATTCAACAATGTGTCAATGGGTGAGATGCCGAATCAAGTGAATACATTTATGTCTCCATCCAACTCATCTTCCTCTAATTTCAACACTCCACAAGGGGGGAATGTAGACAACATTTCTTCTGTTGTGACCATGCTCAAGGGTACACTGGAGCGTAAGAAACTTGGTAACTCGGTTGAGAAAGAAGCTGTTGATGACAGTTCTTTTGGATGTTATGGTTCTGAAGAAGTCTTTGGTAACACAGTCCTGAATCAAGAAAGAAATCAGGCATATGAGATGCAAGGAACTTTTCATGACTTATCTGCAGTTCAAATTACAGAGGCTGGAATTATGCAAACAGTTGAAGGGTCATTTGGTTTTGGCCTCGAAGGCATGATTCCTCACACAAATGTTATTCAGATGAGTATAGTATCTCGAGAACCTTCCCAAAGTGAATCCTCTGCTGCTGCACCTGTAGTTTCAACTGGTTTTGAAGTATGTGATGGACCTAGTACCTCAGGTCAAGCTCCTACTGTCTGTGAGAGCTCTAGGAAGCATGTGGATTATGCAAGGAGTTCAGAATATGGTTCTAGAATTAAAG ATGTCAGAGAGCGTATGTACAATAACTTGAAAGATGATAAAAAG AAAGAAGGCTTAGTTCGATATGGATCTGTAACATCAGCTGGTTCAG TTGAACAAGGAGATCCCACTAAGAAGCGCAGGGTGGAGAGGTCTCGAAA AATGGCAGAAGCGAAGGAAAGAAATTTGACACCTGCAGTTCCTTCTGATATGCTATCCATTTTGAAGAGATGTGAAAACCTTGAGAAGGAAGTGCGCTCACTGAAACTCAACTTGTCTTTCATGAACAG
- the LOC113706502 gene encoding protein CYCLOPS-like isoform X3, whose protein sequence is MEMEGRAYSELYRNTSEELFIKTMMESSIGMPIPTMEMLGFKNLSQNFRADSEELFKSWLTNGENNGCSPAGIAHRTRQASRRISAEASNLSSQQHGGVFPKKRSDEILFPQNTFNAGENLNELNQHPVRNAVEKEVQASNLFLAKAWFHSCQPMTRSRSSELSRKRYAALQTSQPSVAMETMSNISENGINNFKQEYTNPNGFNNVSMGEMPNQVNTFMSPSNSSSSNFNTPQGGNVDNISSVVTMLKGTLERKKLGNSVEKEAVDDSSFGCYGSEEVFGNTVLNQERNQAYEMQGTFHDLSAVQITEAGIMQTVEGSFGFGLEGMIPHTNVIQMSIVSREPSQSESSAAAPVVSTGFEVCDGPSTSGQAPTVCESSRKHVDYARSSEYGSRIKVEQGDPTKKRRVERSRKMAEAKERNLTPAVPSDMLSILKRCENLEKEVRSLKLNLSFMNRKDSEQTKQIEELQKQNEDLAKEKERLLEEIERIISETAKM, encoded by the exons ATGGAGATGGAGGGAAGAGCATACTCAGAGTTATACAGAAACACAAGTGAAGAACTGTTTATTAAAACCATGATGGAGAGCTCAATAGGGATGCCAATTCCAACCATGGAGATGTTGGGCTTTAAGAATCTATCTCAGAACTTCAGAGCAGATAGCGAGGAACTCTTTAAGAGTTGGCTCACAAATGGAGAG AACAATGGCTGCAGTCCTGCTGGCATTGCACATCGTACCCGGCAAGCATCAAGGAG GATCTCTGCTGAAGCATCCAATTTGTCAAGCCAACAACATGGAGGAGTGTTTCCGAAAAAAAGAAGTGATGAGATCTTGTTCCCACAGAATACTTTCAATGCAGGCGAAAATTTGAATGAACTCAACCAACATCCAGTCAG GaatgcagttgaaaaagaagtgCAAGCGAGCAATTTGTTTCTAGCTAAG GCTTGGTTTCATAGTTGCCAACCTATGACGAGAAGTCGTTCCTCAGAATTGAG TAGGAAGAGGTATGCTGCCCTGCAAACTTCACAGCCATCTGTTGCTATGGAGACCATGTCTAATATATCAGAGAATGGCATTAACAACTTCAAACAAGAATATACAAATCCAAATGGATTCAACAATGTGTCAATGGGTGAGATGCCGAATCAAGTGAATACATTTATGTCTCCATCCAACTCATCTTCCTCTAATTTCAACACTCCACAAGGGGGGAATGTAGACAACATTTCTTCTGTTGTGACCATGCTCAAGGGTACACTGGAGCGTAAGAAACTTGGTAACTCGGTTGAGAAAGAAGCTGTTGATGACAGTTCTTTTGGATGTTATGGTTCTGAAGAAGTCTTTGGTAACACAGTCCTGAATCAAGAAAGAAATCAGGCATATGAGATGCAAGGAACTTTTCATGACTTATCTGCAGTTCAAATTACAGAGGCTGGAATTATGCAAACAGTTGAAGGGTCATTTGGTTTTGGCCTCGAAGGCATGATTCCTCACACAAATGTTATTCAGATGAGTATAGTATCTCGAGAACCTTCCCAAAGTGAATCCTCTGCTGCTGCACCTGTAGTTTCAACTGGTTTTGAAGTATGTGATGGACCTAGTACCTCAGGTCAAGCTCCTACTGTCTGTGAGAGCTCTAGGAAGCATGTGGATTATGCAAGGAGTTCAGAATATGGTTCTAGAATTAAAG TTGAACAAGGAGATCCCACTAAGAAGCGCAGGGTGGAGAGGTCTCGAAA AATGGCAGAAGCGAAGGAAAGAAATTTGACACCTGCAGTTCCTTCTGATATGCTATCCATTTTGAAGAGATGTGAAAACCTTGAGAAGGAAGTGCGCTCACTGAAACTCAACTTGTCTTTCATGAACAG
- the LOC113706502 gene encoding protein CYCLOPS-like isoform X1, whose protein sequence is MEMEGRAYSELYRNTSEELFIKTMMESSIGMPIPTMEMLGFKNLSQNFRADSEELFKSWLTNGENNGCSPAGIAHRTRQASRRISAEASNLSSQQHGGVFPKKRSDEILFPQNTFNAGENLNELNQHPVRNAVEKEVQASNLFLAKAWFHSCQPMTRSRSSELSRKRYAALQTSQPSVAMETMSNISENGINNFKQEYTNPNGFNNVSMGEMPNQVNTFMSPSNSSSSNFNTPQGGNVDNISSVVTMLKGTLERKKLGNSVEKEAVDDSSFGCYGSEEVFGNTVLNQERNQAYEMQGTFHDLSAVQITEAGIMQTVEGSFGFGLEGMIPHTNVIQMSIVSREPSQSESSAAAPVVSTGFEVCDGPSTSGQAPTVCESSRKHVDYARSSEYGSRIKDVRERMYNNLKDDKKKEGLVRYGSVTSAGSVEQGDPTKKRRVERSRKMAEAKERNLTPAVPSDMLSILKRCENLEKEVRSLKLNLSFMNRKDSEQTKQIEELQKQNEDLAKEKERLLEEIERIISETAKM, encoded by the exons ATGGAGATGGAGGGAAGAGCATACTCAGAGTTATACAGAAACACAAGTGAAGAACTGTTTATTAAAACCATGATGGAGAGCTCAATAGGGATGCCAATTCCAACCATGGAGATGTTGGGCTTTAAGAATCTATCTCAGAACTTCAGAGCAGATAGCGAGGAACTCTTTAAGAGTTGGCTCACAAATGGAGAG AACAATGGCTGCAGTCCTGCTGGCATTGCACATCGTACCCGGCAAGCATCAAGGAG GATCTCTGCTGAAGCATCCAATTTGTCAAGCCAACAACATGGAGGAGTGTTTCCGAAAAAAAGAAGTGATGAGATCTTGTTCCCACAGAATACTTTCAATGCAGGCGAAAATTTGAATGAACTCAACCAACATCCAGTCAG GaatgcagttgaaaaagaagtgCAAGCGAGCAATTTGTTTCTAGCTAAG GCTTGGTTTCATAGTTGCCAACCTATGACGAGAAGTCGTTCCTCAGAATTGAG TAGGAAGAGGTATGCTGCCCTGCAAACTTCACAGCCATCTGTTGCTATGGAGACCATGTCTAATATATCAGAGAATGGCATTAACAACTTCAAACAAGAATATACAAATCCAAATGGATTCAACAATGTGTCAATGGGTGAGATGCCGAATCAAGTGAATACATTTATGTCTCCATCCAACTCATCTTCCTCTAATTTCAACACTCCACAAGGGGGGAATGTAGACAACATTTCTTCTGTTGTGACCATGCTCAAGGGTACACTGGAGCGTAAGAAACTTGGTAACTCGGTTGAGAAAGAAGCTGTTGATGACAGTTCTTTTGGATGTTATGGTTCTGAAGAAGTCTTTGGTAACACAGTCCTGAATCAAGAAAGAAATCAGGCATATGAGATGCAAGGAACTTTTCATGACTTATCTGCAGTTCAAATTACAGAGGCTGGAATTATGCAAACAGTTGAAGGGTCATTTGGTTTTGGCCTCGAAGGCATGATTCCTCACACAAATGTTATTCAGATGAGTATAGTATCTCGAGAACCTTCCCAAAGTGAATCCTCTGCTGCTGCACCTGTAGTTTCAACTGGTTTTGAAGTATGTGATGGACCTAGTACCTCAGGTCAAGCTCCTACTGTCTGTGAGAGCTCTAGGAAGCATGTGGATTATGCAAGGAGTTCAGAATATGGTTCTAGAATTAAAG ATGTCAGAGAGCGTATGTACAATAACTTGAAAGATGATAAAAAG AAAGAAGGCTTAGTTCGATATGGATCTGTAACATCAGCTGGTTCAG TTGAACAAGGAGATCCCACTAAGAAGCGCAGGGTGGAGAGGTCTCGAAA AATGGCAGAAGCGAAGGAAAGAAATTTGACACCTGCAGTTCCTTCTGATATGCTATCCATTTTGAAGAGATGTGAAAACCTTGAGAAGGAAGTGCGCTCACTGAAACTCAACTTGTCTTTCATGAACAG